TTGTGACGTGGGTTTAGACACTGAATACTTACTAATGTTGTTGTGGTATTATTAAGTACTAACAGGCAATGGATGATTGGAAGGTGTCGAGTGTAGACACATCCCCAAATACTACACAAAACAGAGATTTACCCAGCCTTGATTTAGAGTGGTGGAGATGGAAAGAGGTGGTTGATGTTACTGCACATGCACACAATAATGGAACAAATGTAGTGATTAATGAAGATAAACATGGGTTTCAGTCCTTATCCTGCACCCTACATCACCTCATCATACATCTCACCTACACATAACTTACTTAAACAATTACTCCACACTTGCAAACATTAGCTTAATTCGATTAATAAggagtaattaaaaaatatttttgtacccATGCACATTTATTGTAATGTCACATTTgtactttattattaatttgtaaatatatctttttattgatCTTGAAACTTCtaaaacatttatttaatatgtaataatttgatatttataacaaaaatgagacTAATCAGAATATTTGTGGTAATTTACGTATCAATTCAACAAACACGGCAAAGCTGATATTTAAGGCTCATGCATGTTTCCCTATtcatttccttttattttatttttttaaacgtacttatatatctatatttcaataaactattcaattaattcattattcgatgaatacattaatataattagaaataatataatatagatacaataaatatttcatataaaatgagataaatattcatatattcaGTCAGATTtaaatccataatttaaatttatttatagaatttaactttattactaaattaagaCATTATAAGttcactttcttttatttttgcaaatgataaaaattgtaaagGACTAATCATGTGGTCCGTATAAATTAACGACTTGCGACTTCGGACCAAAGTGGTCTGATTTCTCTTAGAAGCAAATAGATCGGTTCAATCTTAAATGATGGGCTTGCACTACgtactttaaattttgatccaaAAGTTTCAATTTGGACAGTCTAGTTTTGCACTCCTGTAGCCTTGTCCGTCGTCCCATACAGATAGAGATATACAGTTGCATTTTCAGACTTGTTAGAATTTTAGTCTCGggataattgatttttttttttttgaaaaatattgatggagttaattaaatatggtacaaaaatattattgaattaaaatttttatatataattaatgccCATTTGTTGATGAAGACAGGTATACCTCTTCCCCAAATATTACCTCAATTTTAAATCTTGtaaagcataaaaataaagCTGCAGATTAAGAATTCacttgaataaaataaaaggaattttaggatctatatatgtatatattattttagtgtTAATTCATGGCCTGTCCATTCAGACCAATAAATAggtatacataattaaattatatattaattgatgatCTCGGGACACAAGATCATATCCATCGCCATGCAAATATACTCACAGTCACAGCTGtcgaaataattatatataaacaagcTGAGATACAGATCGAGAAGATCCAAATTCTGGAATCAAAAAACAATTATTCCTGTAAGTTTCGTATATACTTTAATCGAAATATCTCGGAATTAGGAAATGCTCTAAACAGCTATGAACATAGGAATTACACCCCATCAATATTATTCCTATGATGCCCTAAAATTCTCTGGTAATTACtacttaaatattaataattggtGAGAAGCAGACATCTGATAACCCATGTGCGCTTTCATCGCTTCAAGTTTCACTTAAATCTCTCTGCATTTTCATCAGAACTAGTTTATGTAGTTTACTCAAAcaagacaaacaatacccaATCAACTTCAAACCCCTTTTTGCACTTATATGGAACTTCGACAAAATCAAAGCTAACCAAATGTCTGTTTCCAAGcaagtaaattaattactacCAACACTATATATAAAGACGACAAgagatcaattaattttaaagagaaattaaaaaaaccacGTAGAAACTCCCAAAAATCCCTCTTACTTCAATTCCaggttttgtgtttttcccaCTGCAACCGTAATTAAGAATCAAGAATCACGGATATGGATATATTGGCCACTCATCGGTTTACGAAATCGATAACTTAATTCAAACTCATCCAGAATAATACtatctaatttatataatcacacacacacacatacacacatgtgtgtgtgtgtgataaTGAAAAGCAGAATATCACGAGGTGGTCAAGCCAAAGTTGAAATGGAATTtcttagatatatatatataaaccctAGGTGCATGCCTTGTTTGATGCCAAACAGGGAAAATGAAGGGGTCTATATAGTACTATTAAGTATTTtggatatatacatatatatatatatatattatttatgatagaGCTAGCTAGCTAAGTAGAGCTAGGTAGGGTTTTTGAGGATGAtgattattactaattaatactCTTTATTCTTCCTCATTAATTTATACGTACGTACAGAtatatactcattttattcttagatttctctctctctctctctctatatatatatacttgagagttgagattaataattattatatatgtattgcaGAGCAGAGAGGAAGAANNNNNNNNNNNNNNNNNNNNNNNNNNNNNATATTATATTCTGTGTTGTGAATAGAAAAGGGTATGTGTGGAATACTTTAATGGATTGATTCCCGTCGTAGTTGGTGGCAATTTTTGGAAGGATTTGAGAGATCATCCATCAGCAAAAGCGAAACAAGAGAAGGCAAGTGCATGGACGGACTTATATGCTCCCTCCCTCCACATGAATCATATCATAATAATACAAAGGATCCATGTactttaaaatgaaaaattcccTACTACCTACATCTCTGTCTTCCTTCCTCCGGAGCTTAGTTTTTAGAGATGAACATATACTGATACAAACATGTCAGTACTGATCATGACTGGGGAAGTAGCTGTTTGCTCACTGCATTCCATGCACTTTTCACTCAGTTTCTTCATCTCTCCAACAGACTcctcatttctctctctctctctctctcacacacacacacagactgAGAGAGACTCCTAATATgtgacataaaataaaaacatatattacaACAAAATAGTCCTTGTAAATCTTGCCGGAAGTGGCTAGTCAGGCAATTAAGACGAACATAGATAATGATGAGTTTTAAGTGACAGACTCTTCGATCTATGTGAAAGATGATGACTAAATGAACTTGTTTCTTGAGATAGCTGCTAAccttttcaaacaaaaatctgTGATAATAACGCGTAATTAACAACAATATACGTTGATGTCGAAAAATATAGATTCTTGGGCTAATTACTTATATCCTCCTAGCTATATATCTAGCTATAAGAACTTCAATAACAACTCCCCACTGATCATAGATAGCCTCATCCACTACACTAACAGTTTCCTTTATTTCAGACGACACATGCAACTGTAAACTACCAAGGATTTTTGCATACATTACTGACAAATTTTCTTGGGGGGCAAAAGGAATAAAAGACATAATGACCCAAAATTCAACTATCTGTATATACGAATGAAGATCAAGCTGATGGACTCTCTCAACTTTTGCAGTCTTCTCCCTCTCATTTATGTGAAAAAGACTCTACACATGCTTAATTTAGTGTTTCGGGACATACATTAATTAGCATTTCATTTACTAATACAAACTTCAAATTCCACATGAATTTGGGGAAGAAATTAAATCATAGTAATATTCAAGAGATTTAAGAGGCCTTAATTGGCATCTCTAATCAAGATTAATAAAAGGAGAGGAGATAATTAAGCTTTTAATTCTGCTGAAATAAACACATACAAAGTAATTAGCAAAGTGGTGCAAGTCTTAATTTGTTTGCAGTTTTACTTCACCTTAGGAGCATCACCTAGCCTGAGCTCAAGATCCAGGTCCTCAGCAGAACCAGGACGCAGTTTCAACACCTCTGACGGTGAAACACATCTATCAACAGTACGACTCAATTTTGGGAAGAAACTCAAGGGCTTTTCTTCTATTCTCCTTCTCTTGCAACTCGCTACTTCCTCATCGCTAGATGTGTTCGTTTGCGCTCGACAAACCACCAAATTCAAGCTCATCGACAAATCTTCCGTAACGCAGTCTTCTTTTTCAGCCCTAGAGTCTGGCTCGACAGTAGTCGATTTGTTCTCTTCATGATTCTTGACTGAACCCAAATCATGATCTCTCTTTCCAGCAACAAAGCTCGACCATGATGGAGGATGTGATGAAACTATATTCTCCTTATGGGTTTTCTGAACAAGAGgtgaaaagaaacaaagggTTGACATCTTCTCCTCgctatttataacttttgtaGCGGGTGGAGATGAAACCCTAATGACATGAGAACTGGGGGTTGAAACCAATTGCCCCCTATCAGAAAATTCAGGGTTAGGGTTATTGTACGAGAAAGTACATATCTGAGATGAGTATGGAGCATCAAAAGAGGCACAAGTGTTGAGAGCATGATTTTGAGGTACAACTTCAGTTGGAGAAATTGAAGACTGTTTCAATCTAGCCCTGTCTCTCCTGTGGACATTCATGTGACCACCAAGAGCCTGCGCTGACCTGAATTCTCTTCTGCAAAAGCTGCAAGAATAAGATCTGGGAGGCCAAACGCAGCCTCCAAGTGTTCCAGCTGCATCTTCTGCAAAAGCCTGTTCTTCCCACGAATCGCCGTAAGAATTCATGGCGGCTGCGGGTGCAAGAATATGATGAGTATTCGAATCGGGTTTCCTCTTAGCCCATATGTTCCAATATCTTGCTTGCTCCATTGATCAGAAAAGCAATATATTGGGAATTATGGACTTTCGATCGAAGATGgtgaaaatagagaaaatgatgaattgaTGGCAAGTCTACATCTGATTTAATGAGGAGAGAGTTGATGGATTTACATAGGAATGATCATGAGGAATTAATAAGATGAAATGATTAGCTGAAAATGAGCAGATTTTTGCTAAGTTAGGGGTGGAAGGTAAGGATGGTGGGCACTCTAACTTTGGCCGTTTCATGCAgctaatatttgttttttctacaAACAAAATCGCTGTGGATGCCGAGatgtattatttttccaatttcttggtgattttattgtgaaattatattcCGTGTGTGGTGGGTCCCGGGGAGACTCTTGTTATATACGGTCATGGAGGGCGTGGAAATTGGATACAGACTAAGATTGTGTGTGAgttcatgatgatgatgatgttctGATTGGAGATTAATTACACTCTATTCCATCTTACattgcttatatatatatatgctctaCCCATATATGTGGTTTATTTCATTACCTTGGTTAATTTGATCGCTGATTCATTCTAAGTtactttttattcttaattgcATTCAGGTTGTATTGTTACCAAGGATGTATGCGTACGTAGAGAAACGCATGTGTCTGGGGTTTGTGTATATACGGCGAATACGTCGGCTTTCTTGTCAGCCCTCAAAAAGTTCTGATAAACATGCTGTGGAGGAATTAGTTTTTCTGATTTATCTTGAAGAgtgtatatattgaatatttctatatttattattttacacgTCATTATAACGTGACTGAAGAGAAATAGTCTGGGCGAGttaaatccatttttttaaaataatttcttagtACATATACGTAAAGGGAAAATTCTAACTCAGACTAGATTTGACAGaatcaaacaaattacataacaagtatGATACATTTGCTATATGATTAATCacattatacataaaatttaaattatatttactatccTATATGTTGGGTGTGGTACTTTAAGAGCTGTAGTTATATGGGTGACCATTgaatatccataatttaataattttctataacttTAGAACTTCAGCGTTTCTAACATAAGCGATAactaaattgtatttatgacATGTATGCTAGTGGGTGATATTTAAAGACTATAGCTATTAggggtgataaaaaaaatattcaaaccaCCCATAATCGCTCTAATCGAACTGAATCGAACCactatttatgatttatttttcaaactccAATTCTAAATTCAAAGTAAAATCGAATCGCACTATTgatttggttttaatttagaaCTTAAAAATCGTCCAAAAATGAACCACAtcgctaaatatataattaattttttaaattatataaagaatttcatattcaaattatgtaacccaaaattcatatattatcaaaaattcatattacaagcccatttttgtaaaactcaaatttggactttatacaacaaaatgtgTTTAATTCTTAAGCccatttgttgattttttcaatttttcattcatttttcatcctttatttttttatccccGAATTCCTCTTCATCAATATCACATTTtgttttagataataataaactatgttacttttatttatacatttaatttttatacaaaaacaagcttaatcaacaacttagtaaattctaatattttttaaagaattatttaatatgacacatgtaaatttatgttatattttaatattatatatttgtaatctcttatattttttaaaattgacaagtcctaataattaacttatgattttttatatctatttgtgagttttatacttatataaaaaaaaatatagcatgcattatgtaatctattttattacttataaatttatgacaAAACTTGgtgattcctatgaattaatctaaagattattataataaatgatgacaatgattgaataattttaattatttttattgttattttagtatatatataaaagtgatcaacaagcttaatcaattagtttataaaagtgatcaacaagcttaatcaattagttttaataatttttttaaaataattatttaatatgacacatataaattttatgttgtatCTTAATATCTATTTGCAATCTCTTATGCCTAGTGCctacaaattttcaattgcatGGTCTAGAGTATTATTAACCTAGTACAAACGATTGCAGATTGACCAAGGatgtctttaatttttattttgtcttgacaatatatttaatatgtccATAACCTAAATTTTGTTTCCTACATACAAAtcttgtttattattattattattattattttttatttttgttagttttaatattttacttttgttatAAGTATTCGTCCAAAACCGCACAAAATCGCAcctttgattttggttttgaaagtggcaatttgaaaatttattttataaaatcgcCAAGAGCAatgcaatttgaaaaatagctatgaaaaaattgaaatcgcATCGTAAACACCACTACTAATTATAGGACTGACTATTAGatacccataatttattaatttttatacaatttaagaACTCTTTTTCCCCCTTCATGTTATCAGCTTATATGTGCTAGGACATTGTTTTCACTCAATAAATGACTTGTAGGTATAATGTCAATTTGCATAGCACTCCCAATATTGTGAATGCAGGTGGTCCAAACATTCCGCCCCCAATTCCAGTAAGTCCAAATATTTGTGTCCAAGCAGTCAAGTTGagtaaaagatttttttagtcccataaaataagggtagaattttttttgtattatatctATTATAGGTGGctcttttagtcccataaaacacaaaaacacgtcttttttatctcaaatttTCGATGCATTTTTAGTTCCAAACAACggctttttaattttacgtgactttattgaattaaaaatatgtgattatgaattttatgagattaaaaacGACACCTGCCAAAGTAtagtaccaaaataaattctatccTTATTTTATGGACTAAACTGCATAATGTTGCCCAAACCTTAAATTCAGCCCTACAGTGTTTTTagcttatatatatcattacaaatcaattatattggCTAAGCTTACGTACATGTTATTTACcaagtgaaaataatttagtaatgcACATAACTTGATGacatgggaaaaaaaaaaagttactttGACACCTATAACATTTAACTATGATTAACTGTTATGGTTAATAACAAACAATTAtagtaaatagttattaacCATGGCCATACAATGGCCGTTGGGGCAAATGTTTTGAACATGACTTTtagtataacaaataattttttcacgGTGAAAAAACTAGTTTCTTTGCATCGATGGGTCTTGAATTTGCACAAAAGTAATGAATTATGGTTATTTAATTGCAGTCATATAATTACAGTTCTTACAATATCACCCTTTAACATACATgcataaaatgcaatttagacATCATTTATGTGGCCAAGGAACTGATTGGATGCTGGGCCagcaaaatttcaattttaaaaaagcttATAACTTTGGTTGAATTCACTTTGGTTAGTCCTCTATCTATCAATTTTGCATAAATTTGGTCTTTTAGCCTAATTTATGatctttttgccttttttaTGATAAAGGCTAATATCCCATCATAATACTCTaagtttaatataaataaatatttttttaataaatctaaaGTTTTATACCATTCTAAGCCAGCATTAGCCATGAGATACGAAAtgaatggatatatatataggctgAAATTGTTCTTAAAAAACTTGtatgggtaaaattatccaaaattggatcaaatgactaaaattaagcaatttaaaaaattatcagactaaaattaaaacagataaatttaaaagactaaataaataatttttcctattaaaaatcataatttcttcCATATCAACAACTTCTATCGAGTTAAAAAATTTCGGTGACCAAGttctaaaattgcacaaaaccaatgaataataagtatttaattgacggccttataattacaattcttAAAATGTCACCCATCTAACATACAagattgtaaatttaatttagcgTATACATTTGGTATTGAAACtcttgtaattaatttcatggcaacctcctattttatttaatttcaccctttttttaaaaaaaaaaagaaaagaaaagataggTCTAATTAAGTATCTGACAACCCCCCA
The nucleotide sequence above comes from Sesamum indicum cultivar Zhongzhi No. 13 linkage group LG11, S_indicum_v1.0, whole genome shotgun sequence. Encoded proteins:
- the LOC105174479 gene encoding zinc finger protein 10, whose translation is MEQARYWNIWAKRKPDSNTHHILAPAAAMNSYGDSWEEQAFAEDAAGTLGGCVWPPRSYSCSFCRREFRSAQALGGHMNVHRRDRARLKQSSISPTEVVPQNHALNTCASFDAPYSSQICTFSYNNPNPEFSDRGQLVSTPSSHVIRVSSPPATKVINSEEKMSTLCFFSPLVQKTHKENIVSSHPPSWSSFVAGKRDHDLGSVKNHEENKSTTVEPDSRAEKEDCVTEDLSMSLNLVVCRAQTNTSSDEEVASCKRRRIEEKPLSFFPKLSRTVDRCVSPSEVLKLRPGSAEDLDLELRLGDAPKVK